From the Gramella sp. Hel_I_59 genome, one window contains:
- a CDS encoding hemolysin III family protein, translated as MEKSMEPKYYPPEEERLNIISHGIGFLLSIVALYLLIQRALEFDSSAYLVSFSVFGASMILLYAASTLYHSAKDHQKRARLNILDHASIYVLIAGTYTPFAVISLPGLVGNIILWTVWLIALAGIILKFFFTGKYQLLSTIMYVAMGWIIVFAGNSMIENLSTEGLWWLGAGGVSYTIGAILFMLKKIPFNHAIFHVFVLMGTFSHFISIYLYVV; from the coding sequence ATGGAAAAAAGCATGGAGCCTAAATACTATCCACCAGAAGAGGAACGACTGAATATAATTTCCCACGGCATCGGCTTTTTGCTGAGTATAGTCGCACTTTACCTGCTTATCCAGCGCGCATTAGAATTTGATTCTTCCGCTTATCTTGTAAGTTTTTCAGTATTTGGTGCCAGTATGATCCTGTTGTATGCGGCGAGTACTTTGTATCATAGCGCTAAAGATCATCAAAAGAGAGCCAGATTGAATATTCTGGATCACGCATCAATTTATGTTTTGATCGCTGGCACCTATACACCTTTTGCAGTCATTAGTTTACCCGGCCTGGTTGGTAATATCATACTCTGGACCGTCTGGCTGATCGCACTGGCGGGAATAATTCTGAAATTTTTCTTTACGGGTAAATATCAGCTGCTCTCAACTATCATGTATGTTGCGATGGGCTGGATTATCGTTTTCGCCGGAAATTCCATGATAGAAAATCTGAGTACTGAAGGTTTATGGTGGCTGGGAGCTGGAGGAGTTTCCTATACCATAGGAGCTATACTTTTCATGCTAAAGAAAATACCTTTTAACCATGCTATCTTCCATGTCTTCGTACTCATGGGAACATTCTCCCATTTTATATCAATTTACCTATACGTGGTTTAA